The Kitasatospora sp. NBC_00374 genome has a segment encoding these proteins:
- the sepH gene encoding septation protein SepH → MTSAGTTREVTVPELRVVAVSNDGTRLVLKAADSTEYTLPIDERLRAAVRGDRPRLGQIEIEVESHLRPRDIQARIRAGASAEEVAQAAGISVDRVRRFEGPVLAERAFMAERARKTAIRRHGESTGPQLGEAVAERLALRGAEKDTERWDSWRRDDGTWEVILAYRSDGEGRSASWTYDPPRRLVQPNDDEARALIGENVDREEDSVFPFIPRIARLPQDRPSRPMIERPSADRIMSSREVREVREAREPREATAEARDSLTSLLDVVPAFRGDLAIGPAPEPAVAEEPEVAEEPAAPAASIGAGSAYADILMPRSVAPHRDRLVGTTDRQAEADGVRPGRRATVPSWDEIVFGSRRKKQD, encoded by the coding sequence GTGACGTCGGCAGGCACCACCCGGGAGGTAACCGTGCCCGAACTGCGCGTCGTGGCCGTCAGCAACGACGGCACACGGCTGGTGCTCAAGGCTGCCGACAGCACGGAGTACACCCTCCCGATCGACGAGCGGCTGCGCGCCGCCGTCCGGGGTGACCGGCCTCGGCTCGGCCAGATCGAGATCGAGGTCGAGAGCCACCTCCGCCCCCGTGACATCCAGGCGCGGATACGAGCCGGTGCCTCCGCCGAGGAGGTCGCCCAGGCCGCCGGCATCTCCGTCGACCGGGTCCGCCGGTTCGAGGGTCCGGTGCTGGCCGAGCGCGCCTTCATGGCCGAGCGGGCCCGCAAGACCGCGATCCGCCGGCACGGCGAGTCGACCGGTCCGCAGCTCGGCGAGGCCGTGGCCGAGCGGCTCGCGCTGCGCGGCGCCGAGAAGGACACCGAGCGGTGGGACTCCTGGCGTCGGGACGACGGCACGTGGGAGGTCATCCTCGCGTACCGCTCCGACGGCGAGGGCCGCAGCGCCAGCTGGACGTACGACCCGCCGCGCCGGCTGGTGCAGCCGAACGACGACGAGGCCCGCGCGCTGATCGGCGAGAACGTCGATCGCGAGGAGGACTCGGTCTTCCCGTTCATCCCGCGGATCGCCCGGCTCCCCCAGGACCGGCCGTCCCGGCCGATGATCGAGCGGCCATCGGCCGACCGGATCATGTCGTCCCGGGAGGTCCGCGAGGTCCGGGAGGCGCGCGAGCCCAGGGAGGCGACCGCCGAAGCACGGGACTCGCTGACCAGCCTGCTGGACGTGGTGCCCGCCTTCCGCGGCGATCTCGCGATCGGTCCGGCTCCCGAGCCCGCCGTGGCCGAGGAGCCCGAGGTCGCGGAGGAGCCGGCCGCGCCCGCGGCCAGCATCGGCGCCGGTTCGGCGTACGCGGACATCCTGATGCCCCGTTCGGTCGCCCCGCACCGGGACAGGCTGGTCGGTACGACGGACCGTCAGGCCGAGGCGGACGGCGTCCGTCCGGGCCGGCGGGCCACCGTGCCCAGCTGGGACGAGATCGTCTTCGGCAGCCGGCGCAAGAAGCAGGACTGA
- a CDS encoding D-arabinono-1,4-lactone oxidase, with the protein MPQSTATAGWRNWAGNQSARPSRVVSPASAQELGEVVRRAAAEGRTVKAVGSGHSFTAVAAAGDGVLVRPDGLTAVRDIDHEAGTVTVESGLPLHRLNRLLATAGLALANMGDIEVQTVAGATSTGTHGTGRDSGSLAAQIRAVEIVLADGSVQHCSPTKNAELFQGARLGLGALGVISALTLGVEPAFLLTAHEQPMLFDEVLERFDDLTAVNEHFEFYWFPHTDRCSTKRNNRSQGPAAPLPGFKAWLDDDFLSNTVWEGACRVGRRFPAAIPTIAQLASRAWSERTFTDTAHKVFTSPRKVRFTEMEYAVPREAADTVLRELKALVERSNWRISFPVEVRTAPADDLWLSTANGRDSVYIAVHLYRGSPEQGYFTEVEKLMTAHRGRPHWGKLHTRDAEYLASVYPHFGDFTALRDKVDPGRLFTNDYLRRVLGA; encoded by the coding sequence ATGCCCCAGAGCACCGCCACCGCCGGCTGGCGCAACTGGGCCGGCAACCAGAGCGCCCGGCCCAGCCGGGTGGTCTCCCCGGCCAGTGCGCAGGAGCTCGGCGAGGTGGTCCGCCGGGCCGCCGCGGAAGGCCGCACGGTCAAGGCGGTCGGCTCGGGCCACTCCTTCACCGCGGTCGCCGCCGCCGGGGACGGGGTGCTGGTCCGACCGGACGGGCTCACCGCCGTCCGTGACATCGACCACGAGGCGGGCACCGTCACGGTCGAGTCCGGTCTCCCGCTGCACCGGCTCAACCGGCTGCTGGCCACGGCCGGCCTCGCACTCGCCAACATGGGCGACATCGAGGTCCAGACCGTGGCCGGCGCCACCAGCACCGGCACCCACGGCACCGGCCGCGACTCCGGCTCGCTGGCCGCACAGATCAGGGCCGTGGAGATCGTGCTCGCCGACGGCTCCGTCCAGCACTGCTCGCCGACCAAGAACGCGGAGCTCTTCCAGGGCGCCCGGCTCGGCCTCGGCGCGCTCGGCGTGATCAGCGCCCTCACCCTCGGTGTCGAGCCCGCCTTCCTGCTCACCGCCCACGAGCAGCCGATGCTCTTCGACGAGGTGCTGGAGCGCTTCGACGACCTGACCGCCGTCAACGAGCACTTCGAGTTCTACTGGTTCCCGCACACCGACCGGTGCAGCACCAAGCGCAACAACCGCAGCCAGGGCCCGGCCGCCCCGCTGCCCGGGTTCAAGGCCTGGCTGGACGACGACTTCCTCTCCAACACCGTCTGGGAGGGCGCCTGCCGGGTCGGCCGCCGCTTCCCCGCCGCCATCCCGACGATCGCTCAGCTCGCCAGCCGCGCCTGGTCGGAACGCACCTTCACCGACACCGCGCACAAGGTGTTCACCAGCCCCCGCAAGGTGCGCTTCACCGAGATGGAGTACGCCGTCCCGCGCGAGGCGGCCGACACCGTGCTGCGCGAGCTCAAGGCCCTGGTGGAGCGCTCGAACTGGCGGATCAGCTTCCCCGTGGAGGTGCGCACCGCGCCCGCCGACGACCTCTGGCTCTCCACCGCCAACGGGCGCGACAGCGTCTACATCGCCGTCCACCTCTACCGCGGCAGCCCCGAGCAGGGCTACTTCACCGAGGTGGAGAAGCTGATGACCGCTCACCGGGGCCGCCCGCACTGGGGCAAGCTGCACACCCGGGACGCCGAGTACCTCGCGTCGGTCTACCCGCACTTCGGCGACTTCACGGCGCTGCGCGACAAGGTCGACCCGGGCCGGCTGTTCACCAACGACTACCTGCGCCGGGTGCTCGGCGCCTGA
- a CDS encoding MFS transporter: MLSSYRQIFAAPGSLAFSSSGFVARLPISMTGIGIVTMLAQLRGSYGLAGAVSAVLALAAAVLGPQVSRLVDRYGQRRVALPATGLTLVAAVALLLCARFDAPAWTLFVCAAGMGVMPSTGSMVRARWANLYSAEPPKLHTAYSLEAVVDEICFIVGPILSIGLATSVFPEAGVLLAGVFLGVGVLLFTAQRRTEPPVHPHAHHSAGSAITSAGLQVLVLTFVATGAIFGSVEVVTVAFAEAQGHTSASSLVLAVYALGSCLAGVVFGTLRLKGSMPARFLAGVAVMAASMVPLLVVAESVRGTAGLVGIGAALFLAGLSISPTLITAMALVERLVPAAQLTEGMTWTTTGLATGVALGSSAAGWVVDAAGAAAGYWVPVAAGGFGVLVALAGMARLRGGLDTVEPEPAETSLHG; this comes from the coding sequence GTGCTGTCCAGTTACCGCCAGATCTTCGCCGCCCCGGGCAGCCTGGCCTTCTCCTCCAGCGGCTTCGTCGCCCGACTGCCGATCTCCATGACGGGCATCGGCATCGTCACGATGCTCGCCCAGCTGCGCGGCTCGTACGGCCTGGCCGGCGCGGTCTCGGCCGTGCTGGCGCTGGCGGCGGCGGTGCTCGGCCCGCAGGTCTCGCGGCTGGTGGACCGCTACGGGCAGCGCCGGGTGGCCCTGCCCGCGACCGGGCTCACCCTGGTCGCGGCGGTGGCGCTGCTGCTCTGCGCCCGGTTCGACGCACCGGCCTGGACGCTCTTCGTGTGCGCGGCCGGGATGGGGGTGATGCCCAGCACCGGCTCGATGGTCCGGGCCCGCTGGGCGAACCTGTACAGCGCGGAACCGCCCAAGCTGCACACCGCGTACTCGCTCGAGGCCGTGGTGGACGAGATCTGCTTCATCGTCGGCCCGATCCTGTCGATCGGGCTCGCGACCTCGGTGTTCCCGGAGGCCGGCGTCCTGCTGGCCGGAGTCTTCCTGGGCGTCGGTGTGCTGCTGTTCACCGCGCAGCGCCGCACCGAGCCGCCGGTGCACCCGCACGCCCACCACAGCGCGGGCTCGGCGATCACCTCGGCCGGCCTGCAGGTGCTGGTGCTGACCTTCGTGGCCACCGGTGCGATCTTCGGTTCGGTCGAGGTGGTGACCGTGGCCTTCGCCGAGGCCCAGGGGCACACCTCCGCGTCCAGCCTGGTGCTCGCGGTCTACGCGCTGGGCTCCTGCCTGGCCGGGGTGGTCTTCGGGACGCTCCGGCTGAAGGGGTCGATGCCGGCCCGCTTCCTGGCCGGGGTCGCGGTGATGGCGGCCAGCATGGTGCCGCTGCTGGTGGTGGCCGAGAGCGTGCGCGGAACGGCCGGACTGGTCGGCATCGGCGCCGCGCTGTTCCTCGCCGGGCTGTCCATCTCCCCCACCCTGATCACCGCGATGGCCCTGGTAGAACGGCTGGTCCCGGCCGCGCAGCTGACCGAGGGGATGACCTGGACCACCACCGGCCTCGCCACCGGCGTGGCACTCGGTTCCTCCGCCGCGGGCTGGGTGGTGGACGCGGCCGGCGCCGCGGCCGGCTACTGGGTGCCGGTGGCCGCCGGCGGCTTCGGCGTCCTGGTGGCCCTGGCCGGCATGGCCCGGCTGCGCGGGGGCCTGGACACCGTCGAGCCGGAGCCGGCCGAGACCTCCCTGCACGGCTGA
- a CDS encoding ferrochelatase: MSDSPTVTDHAPYDALLLLSFGGPEAPEDVVPFLENVTRGRGIPKERLAEVGKHYFLFGGVSPINEQNRELLAALRKDFAEHGLDLPVYWGNRNWAPYLVDTLRELAADGHRRVLTLATSAYAGYSGCRQYRENLADALAQLAAEGLPELRVDKLRHFYNHPGFVGPMADAALAALAALPAEVRDRAHLAFTTHSIPDAMAESSGAPDDPARGRPGGAYVAQHLEVARLVADAVAGATGVAPRPWELVFQSRSGAPHVPWLEPDICDHLEALHEAGAAAVVMVPIGFVSDHMEVKYDLDTEATARAAELGLPVARAATVGADPRFTAAVRELVLERAAVERGARVERCALGALGASHDVCAVACCPNPRAPRPAAAQL; the protein is encoded by the coding sequence ATGTCCGACTCGCCCACCGTCACCGACCACGCGCCGTACGACGCGCTGCTGCTCCTCTCCTTCGGCGGCCCCGAGGCCCCCGAGGACGTGGTGCCGTTCCTGGAGAACGTCACCCGCGGCCGAGGCATCCCCAAGGAGCGCCTGGCCGAGGTCGGCAAGCACTACTTCCTGTTCGGCGGCGTCAGCCCGATCAACGAGCAGAACCGCGAACTGCTCGCCGCGCTCCGCAAGGACTTCGCCGAGCACGGACTCGATCTCCCGGTCTACTGGGGCAACCGGAACTGGGCCCCGTACCTGGTCGACACCCTGCGCGAGCTGGCCGCCGACGGCCACCGCCGGGTGCTCACGCTGGCCACCAGCGCCTACGCGGGCTACTCGGGCTGCCGCCAGTACCGGGAGAACCTGGCCGACGCGCTGGCGCAGCTGGCCGCCGAGGGCCTGCCCGAGCTGCGGGTCGACAAGCTGCGGCACTTCTACAACCACCCCGGCTTCGTCGGCCCGATGGCCGACGCCGCGCTGGCCGCGCTGGCCGCGCTGCCGGCCGAGGTCCGCGACCGCGCCCACCTCGCCTTCACCACGCACTCCATCCCGGACGCGATGGCCGAGAGCTCCGGCGCCCCCGACGACCCGGCCCGCGGCAGGCCCGGCGGCGCCTATGTGGCCCAGCACCTGGAGGTCGCCCGGCTGGTGGCCGACGCGGTGGCCGGGGCGACCGGGGTGGCGCCGCGCCCGTGGGAGCTGGTCTTCCAGAGCCGTAGCGGCGCACCGCACGTCCCGTGGCTGGAGCCGGACATCTGCGACCACCTGGAGGCCCTGCACGAGGCCGGCGCGGCGGCCGTCGTGATGGTGCCGATCGGGTTCGTCTCCGACCACATGGAGGTCAAGTACGACCTCGACACCGAGGCCACGGCCAGGGCCGCCGAGCTCGGCCTGCCGGTGGCCCGAGCGGCCACGGTCGGGGCCGATCCCAGGTTCACCGCGGCCGTCCGGGAGCTGGTGCTGGAGCGCGCGGCCGTGGAACGTGGAGCGCGGGTGGAGCGCTGCGCCCTCGGTGCGCTCGGCGCGAGCCACGACGTGTGCGCCGTCGCCTGCTGCCCCAACCCGCGCGCACCCCGGCCCGCGGCCGCCCAGCTCTGA
- a CDS encoding inositol monophosphatase family protein has product MSPSPALLAELLELAKEAAIRAGALLRDGRPADLGVAATKSSPVDVVTEMDLASEKLILELIGERRPTDGYLGEEGADRPGTSGVRWVVDPLDGTVNYLYGLPNWAVSVAAELDGRAVVGVVYVPARGELFHAVLGGGAFLDGRSVSCRPAPPWGQALVSTGFNYVQSVRVRQAEVLLHLMPEFRDIRRGGAAAVDLCDLAAGRVDGYFERGLAPWDRAAGVLIAREAGALAGGRPGQEPGGDLTVAAPPGLFEQLQGRLDEIGAWRD; this is encoded by the coding sequence GTGTCACCCAGCCCCGCCCTGCTCGCCGAACTGCTGGAGCTGGCCAAGGAGGCCGCGATCCGGGCCGGCGCCCTGCTGCGGGACGGCCGCCCGGCCGACCTCGGTGTCGCCGCGACCAAGAGCAGCCCGGTCGACGTGGTCACCGAGATGGACCTCGCCTCCGAGAAGCTGATCCTGGAGCTGATCGGCGAGCGCCGGCCCACCGACGGCTACCTCGGCGAGGAGGGCGCGGACCGGCCCGGCACCAGCGGTGTGCGCTGGGTCGTCGACCCGCTCGACGGCACCGTGAACTACCTGTACGGCCTGCCCAACTGGGCGGTCAGTGTGGCCGCGGAGCTGGACGGCCGGGCGGTGGTCGGCGTGGTCTACGTGCCGGCCCGGGGCGAGCTGTTCCACGCGGTGCTCGGCGGCGGGGCGTTCCTGGACGGCCGGTCGGTCTCCTGCCGCCCGGCGCCGCCCTGGGGGCAGGCCCTGGTCAGCACGGGCTTCAACTACGTGCAGTCGGTCCGGGTCCGGCAGGCCGAGGTGCTGCTCCACCTGATGCCGGAGTTCCGCGACATCCGGCGCGGCGGCGCGGCGGCGGTCGACCTGTGCGACCTGGCCGCGGGCCGGGTCGACGGGTACTTCGAGCGCGGCCTCGCGCCGTGGGACCGGGCGGCCGGCGTATTGATCGCCCGGGAGGCGGGCGCGCTGGCCGGTGGCCGGCCCGGGCAGGAGCCCGGCGGCGACCTCACGGTGGCGGCCCCGCCCGGCCTGTTCGAGCAGTTGCAGGGACGGTTGGACGAGATCGGCGCCTGGCGCGACTGA
- a CDS encoding response regulator transcription factor, whose protein sequence is MRVLVVEDEQLLAEAVATGLRREAMAVDVVYDGEAALQRIAVNDYDVVVLDRDLPLVHGDDVCRRVVEQGLATRVIMLTASGDISDRVEGLEIGADDYLPKPFAFSELVARVRALGRRATVPLPPVLERAGISVDPGRREVLREGRTVQLAPKEFAVLEVLMRAGGAVVSAEQLLEKAWDEHTDPFTNVVRVTVMTLRRKLGDPPVIVTVPGSGYRI, encoded by the coding sequence GTGCGGGTACTCGTCGTGGAGGACGAGCAACTCCTCGCCGAAGCCGTCGCGACCGGCCTGCGCCGCGAGGCGATGGCGGTCGACGTCGTCTACGACGGAGAGGCGGCGCTCCAGCGCATCGCCGTCAACGACTACGACGTGGTCGTCCTGGACCGCGACCTCCCCCTGGTACACGGCGACGACGTCTGCCGGCGCGTGGTCGAGCAGGGCCTGGCCACCCGCGTGATCATGCTGACCGCCTCCGGCGACATCAGCGACCGGGTGGAGGGCCTGGAGATCGGCGCCGACGACTACCTTCCCAAGCCGTTCGCCTTCAGCGAACTCGTCGCCCGGGTACGGGCCCTGGGCCGACGCGCCACGGTCCCGCTGCCGCCGGTCCTGGAGCGGGCCGGCATCAGCGTCGACCCCGGCCGCCGGGAGGTGCTCCGCGAGGGCCGCACCGTCCAGCTCGCCCCCAAGGAGTTCGCCGTCCTGGAGGTCCTGATGCGGGCCGGCGGCGCCGTCGTCTCGGCCGAGCAACTGCTGGAGAAGGCCTGGGACGAGCACACCGACCCGTTCACCAACGTCGTCCGGGTCACCGTCATGACGCTGCGCCGCAAGCTCGGCGACCCGCCGGTCATCGTCACGGTGCCCGGTTCCGGCTACCGGATCTGA
- a CDS encoding sensor histidine kinase, which yields MNTPPPAGGAPGTPTGGPGPIPPRPVRPPEAADPSEHRRETPAYRPGDGLFAWLALRPTIRIRLTLLYGGMFLMAGVVLLLLMYYFVRQSFQDASLPDFKLEPGVAIRLPDGSLVSANDFNRQLHVFQANEADRALNTLLRKALTALVCLAVIAFAAGYAMAGRVLRPLGRITRTAREVAGSDLHRRIQLDGPDDELKELADTFDDMLQRLDRAFDSQRRFVANASHELRTPLAINRTLLEVQLSDPASSPDLQQLGKTLLATNERSEQLVEGLLLLARSDNELTDRRPVELSEVAQRALEQIRPEAVSREVVLRSDLEPVTVSGNGVLLERIALNLLQNAVRYNLADGWVEISTVAAPDGGGELVVANTGPVVPGYELEHIFEPFRRVKGADRTRSDKGVGLGLSIVRSVVRAHGGAIEASSRPGGGLTIRVRIPG from the coding sequence ATGAACACCCCGCCTCCCGCCGGCGGGGCCCCCGGCACGCCCACCGGCGGCCCGGGCCCGATTCCGCCGCGCCCGGTCCGCCCCCCGGAGGCCGCCGACCCGTCCGAGCACCGGCGGGAGACCCCGGCCTACCGTCCGGGCGACGGCCTGTTCGCCTGGCTGGCCCTGCGGCCGACCATCCGGATCCGGCTCACCCTGCTCTACGGCGGCATGTTCCTGATGGCCGGCGTGGTGCTGCTGCTGCTGATGTACTACTTCGTCCGGCAGTCCTTCCAGGACGCCTCGCTGCCCGACTTCAAGCTGGAACCCGGCGTCGCCATCCGGCTCCCCGACGGCAGTCTCGTCTCCGCGAACGACTTCAACCGCCAGCTCCACGTCTTCCAGGCCAACGAGGCCGACCGGGCGCTCAACACCCTGCTCCGCAAGGCCCTGACCGCGCTGGTCTGCCTCGCCGTGATCGCCTTCGCCGCCGGCTACGCGATGGCCGGCCGGGTGCTGCGCCCGCTCGGCCGGATCACCCGCACCGCCCGCGAGGTGGCCGGCTCCGACCTGCACCGGCGGATCCAGCTCGACGGTCCCGACGACGAGCTCAAGGAGCTCGCCGACACCTTCGACGACATGCTCCAGCGCCTCGACCGCGCCTTCGACTCCCAGCGCCGCTTCGTCGCCAACGCCTCGCACGAACTGAGAACGCCGCTCGCGATCAACCGCACGCTGCTGGAGGTCCAGCTCTCCGACCCGGCGTCCTCACCCGATCTCCAACAGCTCGGCAAGACCCTGCTGGCCACCAACGAACGCAGTGAGCAACTGGTCGAGGGCCTGCTGCTGCTCGCCCGCAGCGACAACGAGCTCACCGACCGCCGCCCCGTCGAGCTCTCCGAGGTCGCCCAGCGCGCCCTGGAGCAGATCCGGCCCGAGGCCGTCAGCCGCGAGGTCGTGCTGCGCTCGGACCTGGAACCGGTCACCGTCTCCGGCAACGGCGTCCTGCTGGAGCGGATCGCGCTCAACCTGCTGCAGAACGCCGTCCGCTACAACCTCGCCGACGGCTGGGTGGAGATCTCCACCGTCGCCGCGCCGGACGGCGGGGGCGAGCTGGTGGTCGCCAACACCGGCCCGGTGGTGCCGGGGTACGAGCTGGAACACATCTTCGAGCCCTTCCGGCGGGTCAAGGGGGCCGACCGGACCAGGAGCGACAAGGGTGTGGGCCTCGGCCTGTCCATCGTCCGATCCGTCGTCCGGGCCCACGGAGGCGCCATCGAGGCCTCCTCCCGACCCGGAGGCGGTCTCACCATCCGGGTCCGCATTCCAGGCTGA
- a CDS encoding acyl-ACP desaturase, translating into MTIAPVQRTTTSAWTDARLILALEEVVETELNRHLNVAKEWMPHEFVPWSQGRDFDGVLGGEAWSLDQSNVTPLARVSLVVNLLTEDNLPSYHHEIATMFGREGAWGTWVHRWTAEEGRHGIAIRDYLLATRAVDPVELERARMAHMGEGFTSDNSHSMLHSVAYVAFQELATRIAHRNTGHHSGDPLCDQLLAKIANDENLHMVFYRNLLRAALEMAPDQAMRAIADVVINFRMPGHGMPGFERSAAQIAIGGVYNLRIHHDDVLQPVLRHLKVMEIGGLGAEGLQAQQELGLFLDGLNAQATKFDERQAALLARRAANAAKR; encoded by the coding sequence GTGACCATCGCCCCCGTGCAGCGCACCACCACGTCCGCCTGGACCGACGCACGGCTGATCCTCGCTCTCGAAGAGGTCGTCGAGACCGAGCTCAACCGGCACCTCAACGTCGCCAAGGAGTGGATGCCGCACGAGTTCGTGCCGTGGAGCCAGGGGCGGGACTTCGACGGCGTGCTCGGCGGCGAGGCCTGGTCGCTCGATCAGTCCAACGTCACCCCGCTGGCACGGGTCTCGCTGGTGGTCAACCTGCTGACCGAGGACAACCTCCCCAGCTACCACCACGAGATCGCCACCATGTTCGGCCGCGAGGGCGCCTGGGGGACCTGGGTGCACCGCTGGACGGCCGAGGAGGGCCGCCACGGCATAGCCATTCGCGACTACCTGCTCGCCACCCGGGCGGTCGACCCGGTGGAGCTGGAGCGGGCGCGGATGGCGCACATGGGCGAGGGCTTCACGTCCGACAACTCGCACAGCATGCTGCACTCGGTCGCCTACGTGGCGTTCCAGGAACTGGCCACCCGGATCGCCCACCGCAACACCGGGCACCACTCCGGCGACCCGCTCTGCGACCAGCTGCTCGCGAAGATCGCCAACGACGAGAACCTGCACATGGTCTTCTACCGGAACCTGCTGCGGGCCGCCCTGGAGATGGCGCCGGACCAGGCCATGCGGGCCATCGCCGACGTGGTGATCAACTTCCGGATGCCCGGACACGGCATGCCCGGCTTCGAGCGCTCCGCCGCCCAGATCGCCATCGGCGGCGTCTACAACCTGCGCATCCACCACGACGACGTCCTGCAGCCCGTACTGCGCCACCTGAAGGTCATGGAGATCGGCGGCCTGGGCGCCGAGGGACTGCAGGCCCAGCAGGAGCTGGGGCTGTTCCTGGACGGGCTGAACGCCCAGGCCACCAAGTTCGACGAGCGTCAGGCCGCGCTGCTCGCCCGTCGCGCCGCCAACGCCGCGAAGCGCTGA
- a CDS encoding DUF4193 domain-containing protein, with protein MATDYDTPRKTDDDLNEDSIEELKARRNEKATSTVDIDEFDAAEGLELPGADLSNEELSVRVLPRQADEFTCMSCFLVHHRSQLYSEKNGQPICRDCGA; from the coding sequence ATGGCAACGGACTACGACACCCCGCGCAAGACCGATGACGACCTCAACGAGGACAGCATCGAGGAGCTCAAGGCGCGGCGGAACGAGAAGGCGACCAGCACGGTCGACATCGACGAGTTCGACGCGGCCGAGGGTCTGGAGCTTCCGGGCGCCGACCTCTCGAACGAGGAGCTCTCCGTCCGGGTGCTTCCGCGCCAGGCCGACGAGTTCACCTGCATGAGCTGCTTCCTTGTGCACCACCGCAGCCAGCTGTACAGCGAGAAGAACGGCCAGCCGATCTGCCGGGACTGCGGCGCCTGA
- a CDS encoding DUF3093 domain-containing protein encodes MYDERLTVPRSWWLLPVAAGLSLALILLRFSAVGALAGLVVGIVATAAAVSSYGSARIRVVQGSLVAGQARIPVTALGAAQPLDRAEALAWRSVKADPRAFMLLRSYVPTALRVEVCDPADPTPYLYLSTRSPQRLAEALDAARDRTDQGTPDRGDADRSEADR; translated from the coding sequence ATGTACGACGAACGCCTCACCGTCCCGCGCTCCTGGTGGCTGCTCCCGGTCGCGGCCGGACTCTCGCTCGCACTGATCCTGCTCCGGTTCAGCGCCGTGGGCGCCCTGGCCGGACTGGTGGTCGGCATCGTCGCGACGGCGGCCGCGGTCAGCAGCTACGGCTCCGCCCGGATCCGCGTGGTGCAGGGCTCGCTGGTGGCCGGACAGGCGCGGATCCCGGTGACCGCCCTCGGTGCGGCGCAGCCGCTGGACCGTGCCGAGGCCCTCGCCTGGAGGTCGGTCAAGGCCGACCCGCGCGCCTTCATGCTGCTGCGCAGCTACGTGCCGACGGCCCTGCGGGTCGAGGTCTGCGACCCGGCCGACCCGACGCCGTACCTCTATCTGTCGACCCGTTCGCCGCAGCGGCTGGCGGAGGCGCTCGACGCGGCCCGGGACCGCACGGACCAGGGCACCCCGGACCGCGGCGACGCGGACCGCAGCGAGGCGGACCGCTAG
- a CDS encoding PaaI family thioesterase, which produces MPRDAEKPKAGPAFLTPTTPPADAVLPERAPGAPAPGALLGSHYDHCFGCGPQHPAGLRLVPVAGEGLDVTAEFTVGAGHQGGPGLAHGGLLMTALDETVGTLNWLLNAPAVTGRLETDFVRPVPVDSVLHIHAWVTGVHGRKVYSAAEGRIGGPDGPVAVRAQALFIQVKLEHFTTHGRPEDIKKALDDPDLFKRARAFEVNP; this is translated from the coding sequence ATGCCGCGGGACGCGGAGAAGCCCAAGGCGGGCCCCGCGTTCCTCACCCCGACCACCCCGCCCGCGGACGCCGTCCTCCCGGAGCGCGCCCCCGGGGCGCCCGCGCCCGGCGCCCTGCTCGGCTCGCACTACGACCACTGCTTCGGCTGCGGGCCGCAGCACCCGGCGGGCCTGCGGCTCGTCCCGGTGGCAGGTGAGGGCCTCGACGTCACGGCGGAGTTCACGGTCGGCGCCGGACACCAGGGCGGCCCGGGGCTCGCGCACGGCGGGCTGCTGATGACCGCCCTGGACGAGACCGTCGGAACGCTGAACTGGCTGCTGAACGCTCCCGCCGTGACGGGCCGGCTGGAGACGGACTTCGTCCGTCCCGTCCCCGTCGACTCGGTGCTGCACATCCACGCCTGGGTGACCGGCGTGCACGGTCGGAAGGTCTACAGCGCGGCCGAGGGACGTATCGGAGGCCCCGACGGGCCGGTCGCCGTGCGAGCCCAGGCGCTCTTCATCCAGGTGAAGCTGGAACACTTCACCACGCACGGTCGTCCGGAGGACATCAAGAAGGCCCTGGACGACCCCGACCTGTTCAAGCGCGCCCGAGCCTTCGAGGTGAACCCGTGA
- the dut gene encoding dUTP diphosphatase yields the protein MSTTQRPPVDILINRIDPDLPLPSYEHPGDAGADLRTTVDAELGPGERAVLPTGVAIALPDGYAAFVHPRSGLAARCGVALVNAPGTVDAGYRGEIKVIVVNLDPREGVSFRRGDRIAQLVIQQVEKARFHEVAELPGSVRAAGGFGSTGGHAAV from the coding sequence GTGAGCACCACCCAGCGTCCGCCGGTGGACATCCTGATCAACCGGATCGACCCGGACCTGCCGCTGCCCTCCTACGAGCACCCCGGTGACGCCGGTGCCGACCTTCGCACCACGGTCGACGCGGAGCTCGGCCCGGGCGAGCGCGCGGTGCTGCCCACCGGTGTCGCCATTGCGCTACCGGACGGTTACGCGGCGTTCGTCCACCCGCGGTCGGGACTGGCAGCTCGTTGCGGCGTTGCACTGGTGAACGCCCCAGGGACGGTCGATGCCGGGTACCGTGGTGAGATCAAGGTGATCGTCGTCAATCTGGACCCGCGCGAGGGGGTCAGCTTCCGCCGAGGGGACCGCATCGCCCAGCTGGTGATCCAGCAGGTCGAGAAAGCGCGGTTCCACGAGGTGGCCGAGCTGCCGGGGTCGGTACGTGCCGCGGGTGGGTTCGGGTCGACCGGTGGCCACGCCGCGGTCTAG